The stretch of DNA TTGTGCTAAAGTCTCCCGGCCTCGCGGGAACCGGCCGCGGGAGGGAGCCCCAGGATGGCGCACGCTGCGACCCTGAACGGCGTCGAACGTTACGAGAACCAGCTCACCCCGGGTTGGGGGAAGCTGATGATGTGGGTGTTCCTGTGCTCCGACGCCATGTCGTTCGCGGGGCTCCTGGCGGCCTACGGGGCGGTCCGGCTGGGGAGCTCGGACTGGCCGGTTCCGGCCACGCACCTGGGTGTGCCGCTCACCGCCCTCAACACCTTCATCCTGATCTGCAGCAGCGTCACGATGGTGAAGGCGCTGTCCGCCATCAAGCACGGCGATCGGAAGGGGCTGCTCGGTTACCTCGGAGCGACGATGCTCGGTGGCGCCACCTTCCTCGGGATCCAGGCGTACGAGTGGACGCATCTGATCATGGAGGGGATGACGATCCAGTCGAACCCCTGGGGCGTCAACACTCTGTTCGGCGCCACCTTCTACATCCTGACCGGGTTCCACGGCTGCCACGTCCTCTCGGGAGTCATCTACCTGTTCTGCATCTTCGTGCGGGCTCTCCAGGGGGCGTACAGCGCCGAGAACAACAGCTCGGTCGAGATCGTCGGCCTGTACTGGCATTTCGTCGATCTGATCTGGATCCTCGTCTTCACATTTGTCTACTTGATCGCCTGAAGGCGGCGCGGAGGACGGCACACGTGAGCGGAAAGCCCAGCGAGCACGCCGAGCCGAACTACTGGATGGTCTGGCTGTCCCTCGCCGTCCTCACCGTCGTCGAGCTTCTGGTGGCCCAGGTGCAGGGGGCGCGGGCCTTCGTCATCTTCTCCCTGTGCGCCCTGGCGCTGGTCAAGGCGGCGCTGGTGGCCGCCTACTTCATGCACCTGAAGTTCGAGAAGTACGCCCTCATCCTGATCGTCGTGAGCCCGCTCCTCCTGTCGGGCATTCTGTACGTGGGGCTCGTCCCCGACGCCATCACGCACATTCACTGGCTGGCGCACTGACGCGGGCGTGGACCGCGGCGGCGCCCTGGTCCTGT from Candidatus Dormiibacterota bacterium encodes:
- a CDS encoding cytochrome c oxidase subunit 3; this translates as MAHAATLNGVERYENQLTPGWGKLMMWVFLCSDAMSFAGLLAAYGAVRLGSSDWPVPATHLGVPLTALNTFILICSSVTMVKALSAIKHGDRKGLLGYLGATMLGGATFLGIQAYEWTHLIMEGMTIQSNPWGVNTLFGATFYILTGFHGCHVLSGVIYLFCIFVRALQGAYSAENNSSVEIVGLYWHFVDLIWILVFTFVYLIA
- a CDS encoding cytochrome C oxidase subunit IV family protein, which encodes MSGKPSEHAEPNYWMVWLSLAVLTVVELLVAQVQGARAFVIFSLCALALVKAALVAAYFMHLKFEKYALILIVVSPLLLSGILYVGLVPDAITHIHWLAH